CATGAGGGAGATGATGAGAGCTGGGATGTAAAAGGCTAAAATGATAAAGAGGTGGGAGCCGCAGGTTTCAAAAGTCTTGAGCCGGgcgtcctttgtggggaggctgaagatggccctgaggatctggatATAGGACACAATGATAAAAATCCCATCCATACTAATCACACCGAATTGCACAAAGAGGCCGTAGTAACTACTAACACGGGTGTCAGCGCAGGCCAGGTTCACCACAGCTATGTGTGCGCAGTATGGCTGGGGGATGATGATGGTTCTGCAATAAGGCCATTGTCTTGCCAGTAAGGGATAGGGAAATACAACAATGCAACCACGCAGCACCACGGCCAGGCCAATCTTGGCCACCCGGGGATTCGTCAGGGTcatggaatgtctcaggggattacagatggccacgtagcgatCCAAAGCCATGGCCAGGAGGATCCCAGACTCCATCACATAGGAGCAGTGAAAGAAGTACATCtgagtgaggcaggcactgaaactgatctcCTTGTAATTGAAACAGAAGATTGCCAGTATTTTGGGCAGGATGGACGTATAAAAAACCAGGTCGGTGATAGctagcatgcagaggaaatagtacatgggttTATGGAGGCTCTGCTCCatcttcacaatgaacaggatggaaaagttccccaagatggctataATGTACAtagtgcagaaggggatggagatccagacataggatgtctccaggccaggaatgcccagcaggatgaaggtggagggttTGGTGATGTAGGTTGTGTTGGAACTTGACATGGAGTAGAagagaaggtgtccaactctgaggcagaacAGTGTCTCCTGTATGTACCGTACGTTCCCCTGACTTACTGTGTGTGCCGAGGGTCTAGGGTGTTGGTCGCAGTATAAATACCTGAATGGAGAGACAATGTAAATCTGAGACACTATATCCTCTACTGGAGGCTGGTTTCATGGAGGGAGTAGATTTTCACTCTgataaatgacattttcattattcagagaAATGAATTATGAAGAACTGACCCTACTAATTCCAATTCCATATTTTATGGTGCTCCCTGCTCAATAAATCCTGCACGTCATGGGGTGGGAAACCTTACTAGGCTCCAGTAGAAATCACGAGTGTGAATACTGATTATCCACCATTGTTCCTTAGGCTTTTCCTACACTGAcatgttgtatttatttattgatttattgtaAATAATCCGCTTTTGCCAAAGATACAGGGGCAGTGTACACACTGCAAAGCCACTTTCAACGACAGACTCCTCAGCGTCAGTGACATCATATAACCATCTTGACAAGACTTTTCCATAAACTTTTTCtggcaaagtgccagtgtagacactggtgCTTGTTTTGatcactgtaattggcctctggaAGGCGTCCCACATTGCCCATCCTGACTGCTCTGGGGAAGAGTTTCAACTCCTCTCTCCTGCAACAAGGTAAAcactttctgcccctccccctttaaaggctctggaattttgaaattcccctttctgtttgctcgGTGTGGAGTGCTCACGTCACACCTTCCTAGGTTGTCGTGGTGGCTAAATGCTGCGGACACTGCGGAGCTTCTGGAGCTGCTCAGTATTtggggaggaggctgtgcagtcccagctgcgctccagctatAGGAATATTGTCAAGGTTTTCCCCCCAcattgaactttagagtacaaaaagtgggaacctgcataaacacttctaagcttaattactagcttaaatttggtacactgccaccagccagaagtcagtgtctggcacactttctgttcccccaaaaccttccctggggaacccaagacccaaaccccttgggtcttaaaagaaggagaaattaaccatcaccctccttttccccccagactctcccctccctgggttgccttgagaggtttcaccctgatccaaactccttggaacTTAAAAccaagaggaattaaccatccccctccttttccccccagactttcccctccctgggttgccttgaggggcttctcactgatccaaactccttggatcttaaaacaaggaaaaatcaatcaggttcataaaaagaaatcttttaattaaagaaagagaaaaagtaaaagttatctttgtaaaatcaggatggaaaatgcttacagggtaatcagattcatatagactagaaggactctcccccccccaccagcctgagattcaaagttacagcaaacagaggtaaaaatccttccagcaaaaacaccatttacaagttaagaaaacaaacataagactaatccaccttgcctggctattacttactattttgaaacctgaaagactgattcagaaagattgggaaagtctgggtgtatctctggtccctcttagccccacgagtgaacaacgaacaacacaaaaagcacaaaaaaagacttccctccaccaagatttgaaagtatcttgtccccctattggtcctatcgtcaggtatcagccaggtttactgagcttcttaacactttacaggtaaaagagacattaacccttaaccatctgtttatgacaaatgtcaTTCCCTAAGGGCAGATTTCAGGCAGTGTGTGGGAAAAGTGCTCTGATCGGGACACACTGCTGTACACAGCAAAGGTGAAGGAACTGAAGCAAATGTACCacaaggcaagggaggcaaacagtATCTCTGGTGCTGTGCCTCAGACCTGCCATTTTTATAAGAAATTGGATGTTGTCGTCACCGGTGACCCCATTTCAACCGCCAGCAGCCCCGTGGCTACTTTGGGGGGGGTTCTCCTGTCAGCACACATAATctacctctctgagaggtggtagctaggtcaatttaAATTCTTCGGTAGACATGATACTTTATACACCAGGGTTAGACTGATAGAGCTACAACTctcaggggtgtgattttttttttttgctatagcaaaaaagagaaaatacaaaTTTAATTTGCGTTAGCAGAGGCAGAGCATGCAAGTCACGGGAGGGGATAGTAGCAATTTTCTTGGCCCTgtttagacctcagctggagtattctgtccagtttGGGTCTCCAATATATAGGAAGAACGTAcagaaactgaaaaggatcctgatgAGAGTGACAAAGACGATCCACAGGATGGAATACaagtcatatgagcaaaggctgaaggaaaagggtatgtttagtttggaaaatggaggattaaggggggacatgacagcagtcttgagatacttgaaaggctgccattaaAACTATGGAGAAGCGTTGCACATAGGGCAGGGAAGAGGCAATAGTTttaaactacagcacagcagatttagatttaaTCTCAGATAAACTTCCCAAATGTAAGAACAGACGCCCTGGCAGGTTGTGAAAagtccttcactggaggttttcaacaTGAGACTAGAtagtcatctgtcttggatgCTTTCAACACAACAAGTCCTGCAACTTGGCAGGGGTAGACTGGCTGATCATTGCAGCCCCCTTCTAACTCTATCGCTCTTTGATTCCATGATATGAAATCCTAGTGCAGACCACTTCTTACTCAAAGACAAGTTATGGAGCTCAGTACTGGGGTAACTGGGTGAGAGTTAATGTCCTCTGTTATACAGGGGGTCACACTGGATGATCTAATGAACCCTACAAATCTATCTATATAGAAAACAGTTCAGGCATTTAAATTTATTCTGTCTCATAACACACTGACAAGAGAACATTCATTTACACTGAAAAAATGAATATagaaaattgattaaaaaaagtgCTTACGTAATCCATATTTGgcccgtggaactccttgccacagatAAGAGCCTTAGCTGAATGGGAGTCACAAATGGATTGGCCATAGCTAGTATTGATGGTGTCACCAACCATAGTTAAGTCTGTCTTACACCTTCAACTACAAGACTTCATTTTCGGTTGCCTATAAGTTTGCTAAACATTAACACGCAGGTGGCTCCTGAGGTTTTACTCAATTCTTACTtcagactggatgttttttctgGATGACCTGCTTGAGGGCTTTTCTTCACTTTAAACACGACAAGGGGGCTGCCATAGCTCTTCATGGGGGCCTGAGCAAACTGCAGCCCACAGCCTCTGAATCTGGCCTTGTCCTGGACGTCTACTAACAACTTTCATCCAGAAGGGTCCATAGtgcccctgaaatgcagccacctcagggCTGCAGCTCATCACCAAGGGGCACAGCAAAGAGGGACATTTTGGCCCAGGATACTAGAGCAAATTCAGCACCTGTGGCAAGGGCCCTGGGATGTTTGGTGGCTGTGTGgagcagaaataaaaacaaatctattCTCTACCCCATCATGCATACGTTACACTTGGTTTGTTGAACAGCAAGAGATGGTACCTGTGATTTCTGAGATGGAAGCCTCTTCGCTAGGAATCCCCCTCAGGTAGCCGTGTCCCACACCTCTTTCAGCTCAATatctgcagcagcatcccatGCCGAGAGCTGACACAGGATGTGCAATGTTTATAATATAGCTGTGTGCAATCCCAGTGGGATTCTCTCAGCCTCTAGGGGAGAAGCAGCATCTGGATGCAAACAGCCTGGAGACCAGAGACACTCTAGCCAATGTCTTTCTTTCCATGTCTACGCGTCTGTGTTTTTTGTCCAGATTtaggagtaaacagtaattaagggaccttcccaaagggagatgagaactcttgggctctgcgctgagtcagagaggaattggctgttctgtgtatttgtgtatatttaaaaattatagttgatTACTTAGAAACCTAGGGATTATGCCTTTGTCTTTTAGGTTCGAATGCTGTGTAAATGCCTAGGATGGATGGGCAGATAGCAGACAGATAGATCTGGAGAAAGATGACTGAGGGGAAGCACGAAAACTTTCTGGAGGCACAAGGGATTTTCGCTAATGGATCAGAGATCAATAATTCTCATCAGTAGCTATTATCATACCTTGTAGAACCTTTCACTGATGGATCTTCCAAAATCCAAGCAAAGGAAAGTCACTTTGAACATATCCCCATTTATCCATAGGCAACCTGAGGTACAGGGAGACATGACTTGGCCAAAATCAAATAGAGAATgacagacagaacccaggagttctgagttCCCTGACATAAAAAACGGTCTCTCCATCAGTAACTGAGCGCACGATAAGCGGGAAATGGAGTCATACTGTTGTAGGGCCTCTTCACTGGGTAGGAGTGAGGGACTTCTACAGGGTGCAACCTGAAAGAGGGGCTCCCATGAGCCCTCTCACATACCAGCCTGggcccctctcacactgtgaggcTGTGAAAAGCTGCAAGCCCCTCCAGGTCTTGCACTTACACATCCAtatgcagacagagacacaccaaGCTGCAGTTACGTGAAAGCTTTCAAAAGCCATCCCTGAGCCAGCAAtaagagaggctccagccagttcCCCCAACTCCCCAGCCTAGAATGAGAGCTGTGCTGTCTTGTCCTTGTCAGAAGACTGACCAGTGTACGTTTattgccctgcccctttccctcaATGTGTAGAGGACAATGCACCAGCCCCTGTTCCTGATCAGATTTCCCTTTATATGTCAAAGATACTGTTTTAGATAAATAAATAGGAAGCAGATGTACTAagtacagaaaaaaattattgtaAGTCATTGTAAGTCATAGAGAACAGATCAAAGTTGTTTActtaagaaattttaaaaaaattgcaacatAAGTTCTATACCCTAGACAGGATATCAATCAAGAAGTGTCTCACCCTGACGAGACAAACAGTTCACCCATCTTTCATACCCAGGCTAGAAATTCCTTCAGCTTGGGCCAACATCACTCGTTCAGTCCTTATTCCTAAGGTGGTTCTGGGTATTGAGTTGTGGGGAGAGTGAGGCCAAGTGACGATGTCGCTTTCCGCtattatagcttctgccatgtagAAGGAGCTTCATTTTTCCAAGCAAAAGGCCCAGTGCAGTTAGTGGAAAAATTCAgccacaagatggagtccagtgtcACATGAGCTGGTCAAGTGCCCTTGCCTGCTTTGATGAGTCATAGCAGGGACCATTATCCATATCCTGGCTAGAAtattcacaggaaagtccatcaAGTCGGGAAAATCTTCTTCTAAAGCCTATCACGTTTCTTAATGCACCATTTCCATGAATGGTACATTCATAATATGCTGGCTAGATCAGCTGTAAACTACATTGTGGCTGTTACtgaggagcaaacacatttgaaatcaggggagggatggctcagtggtttgagcattggcctgctaaacccatgcttgtgagctcaatccttcacgtagccatttagggaactgagataagattctgtttggggattggtcctgccttgagcaggggtttAGACTatatgatctcctgaggtcccttccaaccctgatattctactgGTACAttgtcaatattcataactttagggACAAAAATAATACATACATATAACTAGGGTGATCATGTTcaacaaatcataacttttccattgatatgTTACCTGACAAACTTTATATAAAACACATCAAATCATATCACCATAGTAAATATGGGGACACGAGGGTGTTGCTTGGGGCACATATCAGACCTCACTCCTTAGTTTATTGCAGAAATACTTGTCAATGACTAATGCAGCGGCAGTGTGCCCAGGGCCTTAACTAGGTTTTGCCCATGCAATTCCCAAGTGTTGCAAACATTGTGGTGTTACCCACAGTTGTTCTTGCAAAGCTCTCTGTACCTTTCAACACTTTGTAGATCAGTCTAGTGCCTAAAGTCAAAAGTCAGCAAGTGCCTTTCCTGGGTCACTAGAAAAACTCTTATTTATGTCTCTGCAGCATTGCTTACCATTGTGATTTTCCAACTGGTGACATCTCAGCACAGATATTCAACAACTCCATGAGGTggcgtgactcagtttcccctttcacacagcagacCAGGTTTATTATAGGTTTCCTACTGAGAAAACCTTTGAACCTCCTCACAGATGTTAGCTGAGAAGCACTGTCCCCATGCTCATAGCATGGCTACTAGCTTCCCCAAAATCATAGGATTTACAATCAATACTAAATTCTTTGCTATAAGGTTTATATATCAAAGGTATCAAACTTTGCATCATCAGATTTAACACTATCACCATCCATTGGGTCGTTCATTTCCTCTATGAACCTTGGCATGTATTTagttactgtttttccttccccCTCAGTGTCCTGTTCAGTGGGGATCTCAGTCTAAGGTTATCTTTGGTGTCTTGGTATGCCGGGGTGAGGTAAGGATGTAAGGGGACTTTGCATGTTTGCTAGGCCTCTGTGGAGTATAGAGGAATGGGTTAAAAAGGAAAATGCTTCCCATTAAGTGTAAACCCCTCTGTCTGAGCTTTATTCACCATAGACGTTTGTGTCTGCCCAAAATTGTCAGCTAGAGAAGACATTTCATCCACAGTGTTCACCCTTTTGTCCCAGAGACACAGTTTTACATCATCTTTACATATATTTAAGAAATACTCCTGAGTAACAACATCAAACATTCCTTTAACGCTTCTAACACCTTTGCCCCTTGCCCACTTTCCCAtcaaatctttcattttgtttacataTTCCACATTACTTGTATCAGCAGCACTCTTAGGATTTGTAAATTTCACTCTGTGTATTTCAGGGGTAATCTGAAATTGTTTCAAAACCATTTATTTGAATTTAGAATAATCTAAAAGATTCTCAATTGGCATTTTATTGACTATATCCAGAGCTTTACCAGTTACCTTTGAAATTAAAGTGGGCATCTGCTAGTTATCAGGAATCTTATGAATCATGCACAGCCTCTCAAAGATAGGGAAGTAGTCACTATCTTGTTAGATTGACCTTGcgcttggtaaagcaacccccattctTTGATGaatttatacctgcttctgtatttgtcacttcatgcatctgactaagtgggttctagcccacaaaaacttatgcccaaataaatgtgttagtctctaaggtgccacaaggactcctcattgtttctgctgatgcagactaccacagctaccactctgaaacctattcaGCAATATCACCTGTCTCCTTGTATGCAGGACACAGCTGTTCACATTTGTGGACTTTTAGAGAGGTTTCTGCATTTCTCCTTTCCAACCTGTGACCACCTCTCCAGTCAAATCTTTTTCTTTTAGCTGTGTTTTAAAGTATTGAGTTGTGGGAGGAGTGAGACCAAGTGGTGGGaactgccatgtggagggaacttcATTATCCAAAACAGAGATACCAGCACAgttagtggaaaattacagcacaagatggagtccagtgccACATGAGCCGCTCACATGACCTTGCATCCGTGGCCCATTGTGTTAATTGATGAACCATGAAGTTGAATATCCATTTGCAATGTGCTGGCTAGGCTGGATGTAAACTACTTTGTGGGAGTTACCACAGGAGGAAatgcatttgaaatacaggtagaTAGTCAATATTTGTTACTTCAGAGGCAAAAATGATACAgacacacaaataggataatcacattcagcaaaCCACAGCTTTTCCATAGATACCTCAcatgacatattttgtacaagatttgttgcaactatatagcagtggtgaatatgggggtggCTAGGGTGTTGCTATGCGGTACAGAGTATCACAGCAAGAGAGCTGTAGAACTAGAGCTCTCTGAAATCTAATTTTGTATTTTCGTATAAGACATACTTCCATGTCCTGAAAAAGACTGCAAACTATTCTGTACCACAGGAGAAAAGCCTGCCAAGGTACAGAGTAAATGAGACTATCCTGAGGGCCTTGCGCTCCCCACTCCCAGCGTGCTAGAATGGAAGCTGCACCCTGACGGTGGGCCTAGAAACCCAGAGCCAGAGGCAGGGCCTGAACGCTGCTCTGACATGAATCCAGTGTGTGGGACACAAGCTTCTGGTGGGCGTCGAGCCACGGGAGCGTGAGCAGGGCTGTGACAGCAAACCTGGAGCAGCCACATCAACGCTAGAATCCTGTGAGTGGAAAGGGAGTGGAGCTGAGTGATCCCAAAGCTAT
This is a stretch of genomic DNA from Gopherus evgoodei ecotype Sinaloan lineage unplaced genomic scaffold, rGopEvg1_v1.p scaffold_50_arrow_ctg1, whole genome shotgun sequence. It encodes these proteins:
- the LOC115643065 gene encoding olfactory receptor 52M1-like; this encodes MSSSNTTYITKPSTFILLGIPGLETSYVWISIPFCTMYIIAILGNFSILFIVKMEQSLHKPMYYFLCMLAITDLVFYTSILPKILAIFCFNYKEISFSACLTQMYFFHCSYVMESGILLAMALDRYVAICNPLRHSMTLTNPRVAKIGLAVVLRGCIVVFPYPLLARQWPYCRTIIIPQPYCAHIAVVNLACADTRVSSYYGLFVQFGVISMDGIFIIVSYIQILRAIFSLPTKDARLKTFETCGSHLFIILAFYIPALIISLMNRFAQNVPLHFHVLIVNVYFLLPPMLHPIIYGVRTKQIRGRLLWFFTHKGA